The sequence AAATGGTTCGTTGGAGATGCTGACATCTGCCGGTTGCTTAGGAAAATATGGTGTGAGCTAGGACGAGATCGAAGAACTTCGGACAGATGAGGAAACCAGAGTACGCGTAGTTCCGCAACTCCTTCTTCACTCGCACGCTCATCGTCCAATACCGACAGATGTTCCAACAAGCTATTTCGGAGTTTGAGCAGCTCACCAAAATTACCGTCCAAGGTACCATCGAAAAACACACAGAAACCAAATGAATTGGTAAACCTGGGGATGTAGAGCTAGAAAAAAATATACAAACTCAGATGAATCCCTTCCTTGTTGATACCGAGGTATGTTGGAACCTGCACAAGTTGTATGCGACAGCGGTGAACACGAAAACCGCGTCAGGCTGTGGGAGCCGCTGTACAAGAACGGTTGATAGGGACCGCCCCTGCATCGAGGACACTAGCATTCCGCGAAGTCGACGAGGAGGGGACGCCATTCCTAGGCCAAGTATGCCGGTTTCTCCCAACCCCTGTCTAACCAGATGTATCGCCCAGGCTTACAGAAGTGCCACGAGCTGCGAACCCGGTACCCGGGTTTCAAAGTCGAATGCCCAATAGGAGTGAAATCAAAGACAACAGTACGAGGCACGCCACTGGTCACCTTGCAACATGCAGAGAAAGCACCTTCACACCAGAGCAGACAAGTTTCGTTTTTGGAACTCGCCGAAACGACAGCCGCCGAACAAAGTACAAGTGTCCAACAGAAGCTGCGCAGAACATAGCACATTGGCATGCGATTACAGACAACTCTCTGTTGGATTCTGACACGAAAAGACAGCTCAACGTCAGAGTGACTCAGTCAGACAAGGCGTAAGGGAGAGACCAATTGGTTCTGCACAGCAGCTCCGGTGAAGCTGTCTCCAATTCGCAGGTACCCCACAGTCGACGAGCTCGTGAGCGACATGCAGAAAAAGAGGGATGCAACTGAGAGGCTCGTAAGGGTAACCCACGCGGCACGCCCCACAACCTTGGAACGCTCCCTCTCCAGGAGAGAATGAAGATTTTGGAGTTACAGCTCAAGCTGCTGAAGGTGAGATATGCGTCCGGACAATGTAAGAGCTACACAGCCACTCAACGGCGTTGCAGGCTCAGGACGAAATGATAAAGGACGCCCTGCACACCTCTGTTGCACGCGTACTTGCCCAATATGCACCCGCTGGTAAGGAAGCGTAAGTCTTTCATGTTTCTACGATGTTCGCGTCACTCTGGGAGCACGGTTTTAGTCGAGGCTGTCAAAGCGGAAGTTGCTTTACGACGCATTCAGTAGACACAATTACCGGTACCATGAGGAACGCGTGCGGGGAGGGGTTTAAAACTAAACCCACTTCAGTATGTCCTTGATAAGGATATTCCAGACAACTTCTATGAGCACCTCAACACAGATGAGGTATATGACGATCCATTCCAGTTTGTATCCGTGCTGCACGCAACCGCACACAACGACATAGCCTCTATACGACATAGTTAACCGAAAGCCAGTGACGCTGCAGTAGTCGATGCCACATCTAGCGCATGTTTCCTTACCTGTATTGTAAGCTCGTTGTTCAGCATGTCATAAAGATCTTTAATGATGTCAAGTCTGCGACGAAAACGAAAATACCAGAATGCTTCACTAGCTGTGTTAATCCCAGTCGTATGCGGGGGGTGTCAT is a genomic window of Besnoitia besnoiti strain Bb-Ger1 chromosome IV, whole genome shotgun sequence containing:
- a CDS encoding putative blood stage antigen 41-3 precursor (encoded by transcript BESB_051880) encodes the protein MWGIKAPWIFFPLLVGMKAKEAQPLPQATAEIQLLERARMRLEEGLMAKLEDEYNRQLDNSQLQISSAVDRAMRVFNSPNILRSAVKSSMTPLTTASVAAPEFRGVQSRIDTVPNRTTRSDVKLHEHGPMPLTPAVSATSFLETVAASTTSSKNRFLDILGAATPPPSVKVELTDIREPSPRIKEKMDEIEELRTDEETRMFQQAISEFEQLTKITVQELEKNIQTQMNPFLVDTEAVGAAVQERLIGTAPASRTLAFREVDEEGTPFLGQKCHELRTRYPGFKVECPIGVKSKTTSRQVSFLELAETTAAEQNNSLLDSDTKRQLNVRVTQSDKAYPTVDELVSDMQKKRDATERLERMKILELQLKLLKAQDEMIKDALHTSVARVLAQYAPAVEAVKAEVALRRIQ